The nucleotide window CGACGATTGCAATCAGACCGGCCAGATGCTCGCAGCACTTCTGGGCTGGAGCCAGGGCACTTTTGCCTCTGAGCTTGATCTCGGCGATGGCACGGTTGACGTAACCCGTGAAGTCGACGGGGGTCTGCAGACCGTCAAGTTGAAGTTGCCGGCTATCGTGACAACCGATCTGCGTTTGAACGAGCCACGCTATGCGTCGCTGCCGAACATCATGAAGGCAAAGAAAAAGCCGATCGATGAAAAGTCACCCGATGACTACGGCGTTGACGTAACGCCGCGCCTGAGCGTGGTTTCAACTACGGAACCCGACGCCCGTGAAGCTGGCATCAAGGTCGGTTCCATTGGCGAGCTCGTCGAAAAACTCAAGAATGAAGCTGGTGTCCTTTAAGGCCCGTCACAGGAGGAAAGAACAATGACAACACTTCTTGTGGCAGAACATGCCGGTGGTGCCTTGAATGATGCAACCGCAAAGGCCCTTACAGCCGCCGTTGCCCTTGGTGCAGATGTACACATTCTGGTTGCCGGCAAGGGCGTTCAGTCCGTGGCAGAGGAAGCGGCCAAACTGACCGGCGCTGCAAAGGTACTGGTTGCAGAGAGTGATGCGCTCGAGCACCAGCTGGCTGAACCGACCGCGGACCTGATCGTTGGTCTTGCGAGTGATTATGATGCCATCGTTGCACCGGCGACTGCCAACGGCAAAAACACATTGCCGCGTGTCGCCGCCCTTCTGGACGTGATGCAGATTTCAGATATCACCGCGGTTGTCGATGCAGAGACTTTCGAGCGTCCGATTTATGCAGGCAATGCCATTCAGACGGTCAAGTCAGGTGACCCCAAAAAGGTAATCACCGTCAGAACATCGACTTTTGCCGCGGCTGAAGCGGGTGGTTCGGCAGCGATTGAAACCGTCGCCGGCGCTGACGGTTCGGGACTTTCGGAATTTATCGGGGAAGAGCTTTCCAAATCCGATCGTCCAGAACTGACTTCTGCCAAAATCATCATTTCCGGCGGCCGTGCCCTCGGATCTGAGGAAAAATTCCAGGAAGTCATCATGCCGGTTGCCGATGCGCTTGGTGCAGCGGTTGGAGCGTCGCGCGCCGCAGTCGATGCGGGTTATGCCCCGAACGACTGGCAGGTTGGCCAGACCGGTAAGGTCGTCGCTCCGGACCTCTATATTGCCTGCGGAATTTCCGGTGCCATCCAACACCTTGCAGGCATGAAGGACTCCAAGGTGATCGTAGCAATCAACAAGGATGAAGAGGCTCCGATATTCCAGGTTGCCGACTATGGCCTGGTTGCCGATCTGTTCGATGTGCTGCCTGAACTTGAGGCTGCCGTTAAGTAAGACCTGCGGCAAATTGAACACGGACCCCGGGGCGAATGAAGGTTTTCGCTCCGGGGTTCTTGCTGTTCGGCGCAAGACTTGCCAAAAATAGCCGCAACCCGGCCTTTGAAGGCATGCACTTAACGATCGGATTTTCAGGATGGTAGTCGAGATTAAGAAAGTCGGCGTGATCGGCTCAGGTCAGATGGGCAGCGGCATTGCGCATGTCTGCTCACTTGCAGGCTTTGACGTCGGTTTGAGCGACATTTCCATGGAGCGGATCGAGTCCGGACTGGCATCGATCAACGGCAATCTGGCGCGTCAGGTTTCCAAGTCCCTGATTACCGAAGAAGAGCGCAACGCCGCACTCAACCGGATCAAGGCGGTAGAAGACCTCGATCTTCTTGCTGATGCGGATCTGGTGATCGAATCTGCGGTTGAAAACGAGCAGATCAAACGGAAAATCTTTTCCCAGCTCTGCCCAATCCTGAAACCAGAAGCCATTCTGGCAACCAATACATCGTCTATTTCCATTACCCGTCTTGCGGCAACGACAGATCGCCCGGAGCGCTTTATCGGGATTCATTTCATGAATCCGGTTCCACTGATGGAGTTGGTGGAGCTGGTTCGCGGTATCGCTACCGAAGACGAGACCTTTGAAGCGTCAAAAGCCTTTTGTGTTCGACTGGGCAAACAGATTGCGGTCGCCGAGGATTTTCCTGCCTTCATGGTCAACCGCATTTTGCTGCCGATGATCAACGAAGCGATCTACACACTCTATGAAGGTGTCGGATCGGTCGAATCGATCGACAAGGCCATGCGCCTGGGTGCCAATCACCCGATGGGACCGTTGCAGTTGGCGGATTTCATTGGCCTCGACACCTGTCTCTCCATCATGCAGGTGCTTTATGAAGGCCTCGCCGACACCAAATACCGGCCTTGTCCGCTCTTGGTGAAATATGTCGAGGCGGGTTGGCTGGGACGCAAGACCCAGCGCGGTTTTTATGACTACCGCGGCGAGATACCTGTGCCGACCCGCTAAGCGGCTCTGATGAACCTTGCCCGTTATTGCCTGACCAATGCCGAGCCGGCGCCGGACAAGACGGCGCTGGAAATTGTGGGTGCCGGTGGCGGCCTCGAGGAGGCTTGGACATATGGAAAGCTCACTTCAAGTGTGCTTTCCGTGGCTGCCGGGTTGAAAAACACCGGTTTGAAAGCTGGAGACCGAGTCCTGCTTCGAATTGGGCACTCGGTCGATTTTCCGCTGGTTTTCTTCGGAGCAATCGCAGGCGGTTTTGTTCCGGTTCCAACCTCGGCACAGCTCGCGGCCCGTGAAACGTCTTCCATTTTGTCCGATAGCGGTGCGCGCCTGCTGGTGCACGACGGCAAGACTGAAATTCCGGACAATGTCGCGGTTCTTTCGCTTGGGCCTCAAGGAATTGACTTTCTGAAACAATATGCGCCGGGAACATTTGCGGAAACGGCTGCCGACGATCCGGCATTTCTGATCTACACATCAGGAACCAGTGGGATGCCGAAAGGCGTGCTGCATGCTCAAAGAGCCGCTTTTGCTCGGCGGCCAATGTATCAGGGATGGTACGGAATATCGTCTTCGGACAGGCTTTTGCATGCCGGTGCCTTCAATTGGACCTATACGCTGGGCGCAGGATTGATGGATCCTTGGGCAAACGGGGCGACCAGTATTGTTTACGATGGCCCACGTGATCCAGACATTTGGCCCGGCGTTATCGAAGGTAGCGACGCATCATTGTTTGCTGCGGTGCCAAGTCTTTATCGGCGCATTCTGAAATACGGCAAGATCACAAGTGACTCGTTTCCCAGTCTACGGCATGGGCTAACGGCCGGAGAGGCACTGCCAGCACGTCTTTATAACGACTGGAAAGTCAGCACTGGTCGCGAGCTTTATGAAGCTCTCGGGATGAGCGAGATTTCGACCTATCTCTCAAACGGACCGACGGTGCCGGTTAGACCCGGCTCGCCGGGTAAGCCTCAAGAAGGGCGCAAAGTGTCGATCCTGAGCGAGACATCGAACGCGTCGCTCTTTGCCGAAGCGAATGAACCGGGCTTGCTCGCAATTCATTCTTCAGAACCAGGTTTGATGCTTGGTTACTGGAATGCGCCTGAAGAAACCGAAGCTGCATTCCGCGGCGAATGGTTCCTGACAGGTGATAGGGCTCGCAGGGACGAAGACGGTTATTTCTGGTACGAGGGCCGAGCAGACGACTTGATGAATGCGTTCGGCTACAGAGTCGCGCCGGAGGAAGTCGAGCGGGTCCTGGCAACTGACCCTCAGGTCTCGGAAGTCGCTGTTACGGCTGTGTCTGTCCGGGATGGCGTCAGCTTGATCACGGCCTTTGTTGTGCCGCGTGATGCTGACACTTTTGATTTGGAGCGCCTTGCTTCGCGTGCAACCAAGGATCTTGCAGACTACAAGCAGCCCAAGTCTTATCGGCTCGTTGAACAACTGCCGCGTACGGCGTCCGGGAAGATACGCCGGCAAGCCCTGATCAGCATGAAACCGTCCAGTTCCTAAATCTTGAGTGTTTTAAGTAAGGCTTTGTTAACGCTTGTTTAAGGGCGGTTTGCTAGTGTGCTCGTCGTTCTAGGAGTGAATGATGGACAGCGTTGGTATCGCCAGCACATTTGTTGCTCAAAGTCAGGCACAGACATCTCAGGCGCTACAGTCGGAGATGCTGAAAATGTCGGTGCAGCAGGATGCCAATCTGGTTGCCTTGCTGCAAGAAGGTGCCGAGAATCTGCAATCAGCTCAGGCGGCACCCGCACCAGGACTTGGAAGCCAGGTCGACGTCACGGTCTGATCCATACCCGTACTGTTCGGGCAATTCCCTAAAGTTACTGTATAGAGCTATCCTGTCGACCGGGTGAAACAGGCTCGCGTGCTCTGATCTGTCGGGCAGATCTGGGTGCTCTCGCCAGATACTGCATCTTAAAACATTCATTGATTCATTTGCTTGCACGAACTTAGCTACAATTTTATGTAATATTTATGCTTACCTTGAGTAATTAAATAAGCAGTAATGTAGATTAATCTCTCTGTTTACACTCGAATTCATGTCCTCCTGTAATACTTGACTGGTGAAATCGTATCCATAAGTTGGGAAAACGATGCCTGAAGCAGTAGGATATGGACAAAACCAGGCCTTCCAGCCTTCTCTGGCCACTCCGCGCGCCGACAAGGTCGCTGAGCAGGTTAAAGCTATGAACGCGCGCCAGTCGGAAGCCGTTGCTGAAACGGTTCAAAGACAAGCCAAGTTCAGTTCAAATCGGACAGAGAATCTGAGCCGACAGGCCGAACAGCTGGAAAAGCGTGCGGAAACGCGCAAGCCGGAAGATGGCCTCGGTAACCGGGTCGACATTTTCGTCTAATGCCGACACCACGCCAGAGGAGCAAATATTATGGCGAGTGTAACAGACAGTTCTTCAGCTGCAGTCAATGCGGCCTCCGTGAGAGCAGAGCTGGCCACAAATGCGATCCGGGATCAAAATGATCAGGAACGGCAGGTGGCCGCACGTCTTGAAGAAGCGCAGGTCACAAATGAAGCAGAGCGCCGTGAGGCCCGGAAGATTCCAGGCCTCGGCAACGCTGTCGACATTTCAGTTTAATCAGACCTGACTGGCAAGCACCGTCTCAGGTGCCTTGCCGCACCATCGTACTCTCGATAAGTGACTTGGCCTCGCCGGATGCCCATTCGGCGGGGCCATACATTGTTCCGATTTCACAACCTTCAGGCCCGACAAGAATTGTCGTTGGTAATCCGGTGGCGCGGGCCACTTTGCGAAGATCCTGCAGCAGGGCGTTTGAACTGTCCTGATAAAACCCAAGATGGCCAACGCCGATCTCTTCCAGAAACGCTTTTGGTTTGTCGGGGCCTCCGCGATCCAGACTGACCGCTACGACTTCAAAATCTTCGCTGCCAAGGTCTGCCTGAAGTTCGTCCAGTGCCGGCATTTCCTTTCTGCACGGCGCGCACCAAGTCGCCCAAAGATTAAGAAGCACTGTTCTGTCTTTGAAATCGGCGAGGCTGACAGGCTGGTTGTCCGGCCCCATGAAGGTGAGCTGTTTCAACTCCAGGGGCTGGCTGGCAGGAATGAAAGCGGCAACTTCTCCCTTGGCGTGGGGCTTGGCGGCCTTGGCTGCTTCTAGAGCAACCGAACAGCTTTGAGCACTCGCGATATTGCCATTCGGTCCGGCGATCACGTATAGAGCCGCTACAGCGGCCACAGCACCAGCAAGCCCGGCTAGGACGAGACCTCGCCGTGAGTTTTTTGCAGGTTCGGTTGGCTTCGACATTCGTTCACACCTCGCAAGGGGCGCCTCTTAAAGGACAGGACATGAGCAATCGCATGTGGGGAGGCCGGTTCGCTGAAGGACCGGACGCCATCATGGAGGAGATAAACGCCTCCATCGACTACGACCGGAAGCTATATAAGCAAGACATCGACGGCTCGAAAGCCCATGTGCGCATGCTCGCAGATAAAGAGATCGTGACGCAGGACGATGCCGACAAGATCGTTCAAGGTCTAGACACAATCCTGTCAGAAATCGAAAGTGGCAAATTCAAGTTTTCCAGGGCGCTTGAAGACATTCATATGAATATCGAAGCCCGCCTTGCCGAACTGATCGGTCCAGCAGCTGGACGCTTGCATACGGCACGCTCCAGAAATGATCAGGTCGCGACGGATTTTCGCCTCTGGGTTCGGGACACGCTCGACACACTTGACGCGCAGCTGAGCGAATTGATGCAGGTTCTTTCGCAAAAGGCGGAAGTTCACGCTGCTGACGTCATGCCGGGCTTTACGCATCTCCAATCGGCACAACCTGTTACTTTCGGTCACCATATGCTTGCCTATGTGGAGATGTTCGCCAGAGATCGGGGCCGCGTGCGCGATGCCCGAAAACGCATGAATGAAAGCCCGCTGGGTGCTGCCGCGCTCGCGGGCACGTCCTTCCCGATCGATCGCAAGATGACGGCAGATGTACTTGGCTTTGACCGGCCTGCCGCCAATTCGCTGGATGCCGTTTCAGACCGTGATTTCGTGATCGAAGCTCTTGCTGCAGCGTCTTTGACCGCGATGCATCTTTCGCGTCTCGCTGAAGAGATTGTTATCTGGTGCTCCGCGCAATTCGGTTTCGTCAAGCTTTCGGACAAGTTCTCGACCGGCTCGTCGATCATGCCACAGAAGAAAAACCCGGATGCGGCCGAACTCGTGCGCGCAAAGACCGGACGGATCTATGGTGCCCTTCAGTCTCTCCTGGTGATGATGAAGGGTTTGCCGCTCACCTATTCCAAGGACATGCAGGAAGATAAAGAGCAGGCATTCGACGGCCTTGCCAGTGTATCGCTGGCCTTGGCGGCGATGACCGGAATGGTTCGGGATTTGGAGCCGGTGACCAAAGTCATGAAAAAAGCCGCCGGATCGGGATACTCAACCGCAACAGATCTCGCCGACTGGCTTGTGAGGGTGCTCGGACTGCCGTTCCGTGATGCTCATCATGTGACCGGGCGGATCGTTGCCATGGCGGTTGAAAAGAACGTCGAACTGCACAAAGTCTCGCTCGAAGAGATGCAAACTGTCGAGCCGAAGATCACCGATGAAATCTTTTCCGTGCTTTCGGTCGACAAGTCGGTGCGCAGTCGCACCAGCTATGGCGGAACGTCACCGGTCAATGTGCGCAAACAGGCCCGGCGGTGGCTCAAGGACCTCGCCAAGAGCTGACTTCTCGCACCAATTGGCCGATATCTTCGCATGACGGTTCAGTGCGGCCTTGCCGAATTCTGTCTGTCATGCGAGGAGAAGGACCGAATGCGAATTCCGGAAAGGGCAATTTTGTGATGACAACCCGGTTTGGAACTCTGGCGCTGATTGGCCTTTGCCTGAGCTTGACCCTGGCCGGGTGCGGCCGAAAGGGCTCACTTGATGAACCAGGGGCTGCCACACAGCAAACGTATGCCGGTGTTGATCCAGCTGATGCGCCGGCGCCGCCACCGACCGAGCCCCCAGCAAGCGACAAGACCTTTCCCTTGGATTTCCTCATTCGGTAGGATTTCCCGAACAGGAACAACGGCCGGTCCGCCGTAACGCTAATTCCGATCGTCCTGACTGCAGTTTGCAGCCTCGAACAAGGCAGGATGATCGATCCTTATGAGGGCATCCCTTGCACCACTTTGATTATAAAGATGGCGAACTCTACGCCGAAGACGTTTCGATCAGCGAGATCGCAAACGCCGTCGGAACGCCCTTCTACTGTTATTCGACCGCGACGCTTACCCGGCACTACCAGGTCTTCTCCTCCGCCTTTGACGATATTCCGTCTTTGGTGTGCTACGCCATGAAGGCAAACTCCAATCAAGCGGTACTGGCAACGCTTGCCGAGCTTGGCGCGGGTATGGATGTTGTGTCTGAAGGCGAATTGCGACGCGCACGCGCAGCCGGTGTGCCGGCCCAAAAGATCGTGTTTTCCGGGGTTGGAAAAACCGAGGCTGAACAAGCCTATGCGCTGGAAGAAGACATTCTTTGTTTCAATGTCGAATCTGAACCTGAGCTGCGTCAATTGTCGCGTGTTGCACAAGCTATGGGCAAGACTGCGCGCGTTTCGATACGCATCAATCCCGACGTGGACGCAAAAACGCACGCCAAAATTGCGACCGGCAAGGCAGAAAACAAGTTTGGCATTCCCTGGCAGCGTGCCCGTGAAGTGTATGCTGAGGCAGCACGGTTGCCGGGCATCCAAGTGACCGGCATCGACATGCATATCGGGTCCCAGATTACTGAGCTGGAACCATTCGACAATGCATTTGCAAGACTTGGGGACCTGATTTCGGATCTGCGCTCTGAAGGCCACAGGATTGATCATGTCGATCTTGGTGGAGGGTTGGGGATTCCCTATGTCACCGACAATAATCCGCCGCCACATCCGGACGCCTATGCCGAGGTGGTGAAGAAGCACGTCCGCGAGCTTGATTGCACTGTGATGTTTGAGCCCGGGCGCATGATTGCCGGCAATGCCGGGGTCATGGTCACCAGTGTCATTTACGTGAAAGAGGGTGCCGACAAGACCTTTGTGATCGTCGACGGAGCCATGAACGATCTCATTCGTCCAACCCTTTATGAGGCCCATCATGAGGTTCGACCGGTGAAGCAGGACGCCGGCGACGGGCAGCGAATCATGGCCGACATTGTTGGTCCTGTTTGCGAAACCGGCGATTTTCTGGCGCAAAACCGCGAAATGGCGGAAGTGAAGGCTGGGGATATGTTGGTGATTTATTCAGCGGGCGCATATGGCGCTGTGCAATCAAGCACCTATAACTCGCGCCTTCTTGTCCCGGAAGTCCTCGTAAATGCTGACCAATTTGCCGTCGTAAGGCCACGGACCAGCTTTGAGGAACTGATCGGACTCGACCGAATGCCCGACTGGCTCAAGGGTTCGTGACTTAATCTGCAGAGAATTAGTTGATCCAACAGGTTGCCGGACGGCCTCCAATGCCTCACCTTATTAGGGTGTGGGCAGATCCTGCGTGCTGAAATTTCACATGGAACAGCACTTGGCGGGATATGAACCGGAGGTGCCATTGAGCCCGAACGATAGCAATCAGCAGTCTGATCGGCCAGTCTATCCGGAACCTTATGGCTGGCGGAACGTCATCCGAGCACGCTTGAACCGTCTTGTCGGACAGAGCCGATGGGCACTTTTCGTCGAGCGGCTGTGGCGCGCGATGCTGCCGGTCTTTGTCGTTGTCGGGATCTTTGTCGGCCTTTCCTGGCTGGGGCTGTGGATGCTGCTGCCGGCCTGGGTGTCACCTCTGGGTCTTGTCGGATTTGCAGCCCTTGTAATCTGGTCTGCGCGAGATCTTGTGAACGTTCGCTGGCCCTCTCGCGAGGATGCCCTGCATCGGGTTGAAAATGCGTCGGGGGTAGACCACCGGCCGCTGACAACGCTTGAGGACGATCTTTCGGTTGGTGTGGCAAATGCCGAAAGCCAGGCCATATGGGCCCTTCATCAGCGCCGAACCGCAGAGCGGCTGGCCGCGATCAAATCAAAAGCGCCTGATCCGCAGGCTTTCAGGCGCGATCCCTGGGCGGTGCGTGTTCTTGCTGCCAGTCTGGTCCTGATTGGTTTTGTGACGGCGCAAGGCGATCATACCGGTCGTCTGGTTTCCGCTTTCCAGAACCCGTTCACAAGCGTTGAGCCTCCAAGCCGCCTGGATGCCTGGGTTACGCCGCCGTTATATACCAGCGAACCTCCGATCTATCTCACTGGCGAAAGTGCGCAGTTGCGCGATCCATCCGCCCCGGTTTCCGTTCCCGAGGGCTCGGTGCTGGTGGTCAGGACGCAAGGCGCTCGTGAACTGGTGATGACGTTTGCCGGTGCAGATGATGTTGAACCAACCACGATCGAGCCCGAGGCACTGTCTGAGACAGAGGATCCCGAACTGCAGAAACTGCTGCCGGTCGAGCGCAAGATCACGCTGGAAACAACAGGTGTTGTTGAACTCAGATCCGGTGACGAGCCGTTCCTGAACTTTGTCTTTGCCGTGCGTCCGGATGATGCGCCTGAAATTCGTCTGACAGACGATCCTGAGGAACAGCTTAGCGGCGCACTGAAATTTTCTTATCTGGTCAATGACGACTACGGCGTCGTTGCCGCGGAAGCACGCATTTCGCCGCTGCCAAACCCGGATCACGGGGGCCGTGTGCCGCGTCCCCTTGTCGAAGCGCCTCAATTTCCGCTTTCATTGCCACCGCGGGCTGGTACCGCGAAGACCGCGGAAACCATTCGGGACCTGACGTCTCACCCCTGGGCCGGTTCGGAAGTTGATCTGACATTGTTGGCGCGTGATCAGGCTGGACAGGAAGGCCTGTCGCCGGCTTATCGCATCACTCTGCCGCAACGCCGTTTCGGCAAACCGCTCGCCAGAGCGATCGTGGAGCAGCGTCGGAACCTGGCACTTGATGCACAAAACCATGATCAGGTGATCATTGCCTTCGACGCATTGATGCTTGCGCCGCAATTGTTCGACTTCAAGGCGCGAAACTACCTTGGTATGCGCTTTGCCTATGGCGAATTGCTTCAGGCAAATTCCGATGAGGAATTGAAAGCGTTGTTGCCGCTTCTCTGGGATCTGGCACTGTCAATCGAAGATGGCGACCTGTCGGCGGCGGAACGCAAACTGCGGGACGCGCAAGAGGCATTACGCAAGGCGCTGGAAGAAGGGGCGAGCGATGAAGAAATCGCCAAGCTGACGCAGCAATTGCGCGAAGCCCTGAATGAATACATGCAGGCGCTTGCTGAGCAAATGCGGCAGAACCCGCAGGCCATGCAGCCTTTCGATGGCAATCAGCAAACGCTCAGCCAACAAGATTTGTCCGAGATGCTGAACCGGATCGAAGAGCTGGCGCGCACAGGGTCGCGCGACGCTGCCCGCGAATTGTTGGCTCAGATGCAGCAGATGCTGGAAAACCTGCAGGCAGGGCGCCCTCAGATGATGCCCAACAACATGTCCAGCGAAATGATGGAGATGCTCAATCAGCTTGGCGAAATGATCCAGCGTCAACAGCAGCTGATGGATGAAACGCATCAGTTCAATCAAGACCAGCAGAACCAGCGTCGCGGCGAGCAGCAGCAGGGCCAACAAGGCCAGCAAGGACAGGGCCAGCAGCAGCAAATGACCCGCGAGCAGCTTGAACAGATGCTGGAACAACTGCAACAGGGTCAGGGAAACCTGGCTCAGCAGCTGGAACAGCTGATGGAACAGTTGCAGCAAAACGGTATGGGCCAGAGCCAGGAGCTTGGCGAGGCGGGCGAATCCATGGGCGATGCCCAACAGTCGCTTGGCGAAGGCGAGGGGCAACAAGCACTCGGACAGCAGGGGAACGCGCTTGATGCTCTCAGGCGTGGTGCTCAGGGCCTGACAGAGCAAATGATGGGGCAAGGCGAAGGTGCCGGATCCCCGAATGGACCCTCGCCCATGGACGAAGATCCGCTCGGCAGACCACGCCGGACCGAAGGACCCGACTTCAACAACCGAGTACAGATCCCGGATGAGATCGACGTTCAAAGGGCGCGGCGCATTCTGGAAGAGCTTCGCCGGCGGTTCTCAGATCCATCCCGTCCGCAGCTGGAGCTGGACTATCTGGAACGGCTGTTGAAGAGATATTGATCTTCCCGCATGCGGCTTACAATTAAGAAACCCCCGTTCTTTGAGCGGGGGTTTTGCGTTTCAGATCCGATCTGCTTACTGGGACAATGCCCGGCTTTAGGCGTAGCGGCGGGTGTCCTGTGGCATATCGCCTGCAATGGCATCGCGAACGGCCTTGCGGATGTCGGCAAGTGAAAATGGCTTGGTGATGATGTCGTGAACAAGGCTCTCCAAACCATTTGCCCGTTCGCGCTGATCGGCAAAGCCTGTCATCAGCAGGATTGGCATGTCCGGATAGTCGCGCGCTGTGTGCAGCGCGAGCGCGATGCCATCCATGACAGGCATCTTGATGTCGGATAGCAAAAGGTCGTACTTGCCGTCTTCACGGGTGAGAATTTCAATCGCTTCGCCACCATCTTCAGCGGCTTCGACAGTGTGCCCGTCCAATTCGAGCGCGCGTTTCACAAAGCTGCGAACCGCTTCGTCGTCTTCCGTAAGAAGAATGCGAGCCATGCTCACTCTCCTGTTTTGCCGTCTGCAGCAGCCTCCCCGGGTGCAGCAACGTATCCAATATAAGGCAACTGCCGCCAGGCGTGGCCCATATCCATACCATATCCGACGACAAACTTATCAGGACAGGCAAAACCGACATAGTCGGCAGATATGGCAGCTTTACGGCGCTCGGGTTTGTCGAGCAAAGCTACGATCTTCACAGAGCGTGCACCGCGGTTCTTCAAACGCTCGCGAGCGAAGGCCAAGGTGCGGCCGGATTCCAGAATATCATCCACCAGAACTATATCGCGGTCGTTAACGTCACTTTCAACATCGCGCAAAATCCGGATGTTTTCCGAGCCTTCGGTTCCCGCGCCATAAGACGAGAGATGAATGAACTCCATCTCCGGCTCCAATCCGGCGCGGTGCATGGCCCGGACGAGGTCGGCGGCAAAAATGAAGCTTCCCTTCAGCACGGCTACAACAAGCAGTTTTTCCGGTTTTCCTTCAGCTATTTCCTCCGCAAGCGCGGCAACTCTGGTGGAAATGGCATCTTCGTCAAACAACGTATGAATATTGGCGGTCATGGTCACTCAAGCACTATCTGGCGTTTGCCGCGATCAACAAACCGGATCTGAATATCCGATGCGCCCTCCGGCGGATCGGCTAATATCGTCCTAAAGCGGGTTTCGTCCAGCCCATTTAATGCGCGAGTGCGTGGTTCAACCGTCCAAGCATAAACTTCTTGAAGGTCCGGACTGCGAATGGAGAGCCGTACAGCCGGAACACTGTTGGTCTCGTTCTGAAGATTGCGGATTGACCCCTCAACAACGAGAACACGCTTGCCGTCTTCAACTTCGGTAAAGGTTCTGAGGTTGCGGAATTCAAGTCCGCGCAAATTGACGTCAAATCCGATAACCTGAAACAGGCTTGCCAGATCCGGCGATTGTTTGACGATGTTGTCCCGCATCAGGACGAAGACGGCACAGATCGCAATTGCGGCCGCAAAGAGCGAAACCCCTCCAATGCGCCGGAAATTCAGGCGGGCAAACAGGTTGAACAGCGCACCCAG belongs to Roseibium porphyridii and includes:
- a CDS encoding electron transfer flavoprotein subunit beta/FixA family protein, which produces MKILVPVKRVIDYNVKVRVKPDGSGVDLANVKMSMNPFDEISVEEALRLKEAGKASEVVVVSVGPQQATETLRTGLAMGADRGILVKTDETTEPLAVAKILKGIVEAEDPGLVILGKQAIDDDCNQTGQMLAALLGWSQGTFASELDLGDGTVDVTREVDGGLQTVKLKLPAIVTTDLRLNEPRYASLPNIMKAKKKPIDEKSPDDYGVDVTPRLSVVSTTEPDAREAGIKVGSIGELVEKLKNEAGVL
- the tlpA gene encoding thiol:disulfide interchange protein TlpA; translation: MSKPTEPAKNSRRGLVLAGLAGAVAAVAALYVIAGPNGNIASAQSCSVALEAAKAAKPHAKGEVAAFIPASQPLELKQLTFMGPDNQPVSLADFKDRTVLLNLWATWCAPCRKEMPALDELQADLGSEDFEVVAVSLDRGGPDKPKAFLEEIGVGHLGFYQDSSNALLQDLRKVARATGLPTTILVGPEGCEIGTMYGPAEWASGEAKSLIESTMVRQGT
- the argH gene encoding argininosuccinate lyase — encoded protein: MSNRMWGGRFAEGPDAIMEEINASIDYDRKLYKQDIDGSKAHVRMLADKEIVTQDDADKIVQGLDTILSEIESGKFKFSRALEDIHMNIEARLAELIGPAAGRLHTARSRNDQVATDFRLWVRDTLDTLDAQLSELMQVLSQKAEVHAADVMPGFTHLQSAQPVTFGHHMLAYVEMFARDRGRVRDARKRMNESPLGAAALAGTSFPIDRKMTADVLGFDRPAANSLDAVSDRDFVIEALAAASLTAMHLSRLAEEIVIWCSAQFGFVKLSDKFSTGSSIMPQKKNPDAAELVRAKTGRIYGALQSLLVMMKGLPLTYSKDMQEDKEQAFDGLASVSLALAAMTGMVRDLEPVTKVMKKAAGSGYSTATDLADWLVRVLGLPFRDAHHVTGRIVAMAVEKNVELHKVSLEEMQTVEPKITDEIFSVLSVDKSVRSRTSYGGTSPVNVRKQARRWLKDLAKS
- a CDS encoding putative motility protein — encoded protein: MMDSVGIASTFVAQSQAQTSQALQSEMLKMSVQQDANLVALLQEGAENLQSAQAAPAPGLGSQVDVTV
- a CDS encoding electron transfer flavoprotein subunit alpha/FixB family protein, with translation MTTLLVAEHAGGALNDATAKALTAAVALGADVHILVAGKGVQSVAEEAAKLTGAAKVLVAESDALEHQLAEPTADLIVGLASDYDAIVAPATANGKNTLPRVAALLDVMQISDITAVVDAETFERPIYAGNAIQTVKSGDPKKVITVRTSTFAAAEAGGSAAIETVAGADGSGLSEFIGEELSKSDRPELTSAKIIISGGRALGSEEKFQEVIMPVADALGAAVGASRAAVDAGYAPNDWQVGQTGKVVAPDLYIACGISGAIQHLAGMKDSKVIVAINKDEEAPIFQVADYGLVADLFDVLPELEAAVK
- the lysA gene encoding diaminopimelate decarboxylase, giving the protein MHHFDYKDGELYAEDVSISEIANAVGTPFYCYSTATLTRHYQVFSSAFDDIPSLVCYAMKANSNQAVLATLAELGAGMDVVSEGELRRARAAGVPAQKIVFSGVGKTEAEQAYALEEDILCFNVESEPELRQLSRVAQAMGKTARVSIRINPDVDAKTHAKIATGKAENKFGIPWQRAREVYAEAARLPGIQVTGIDMHIGSQITELEPFDNAFARLGDLISDLRSEGHRIDHVDLGGGLGIPYVTDNNPPPHPDAYAEVVKKHVRELDCTVMFEPGRMIAGNAGVMVTSVIYVKEGADKTFVIVDGAMNDLIRPTLYEAHHEVRPVKQDAGDGQRIMADIVGPVCETGDFLAQNREMAEVKAGDMLVIYSAGAYGAVQSSTYNSRLLVPEVLVNADQFAVVRPRTSFEELIGLDRMPDWLKGS
- a CDS encoding 3-hydroxybutyryl-CoA dehydrogenase: MVVEIKKVGVIGSGQMGSGIAHVCSLAGFDVGLSDISMERIESGLASINGNLARQVSKSLITEEERNAALNRIKAVEDLDLLADADLVIESAVENEQIKRKIFSQLCPILKPEAILATNTSSISITRLAATTDRPERFIGIHFMNPVPLMELVELVRGIATEDETFEASKAFCVRLGKQIAVAEDFPAFMVNRILLPMINEAIYTLYEGVGSVESIDKAMRLGANHPMGPLQLADFIGLDTCLSIMQVLYEGLADTKYRPCPLLVKYVEAGWLGRKTQRGFYDYRGEIPVPTR
- a CDS encoding acyl-CoA synthetase, giving the protein MNLARYCLTNAEPAPDKTALEIVGAGGGLEEAWTYGKLTSSVLSVAAGLKNTGLKAGDRVLLRIGHSVDFPLVFFGAIAGGFVPVPTSAQLAARETSSILSDSGARLLVHDGKTEIPDNVAVLSLGPQGIDFLKQYAPGTFAETAADDPAFLIYTSGTSGMPKGVLHAQRAAFARRPMYQGWYGISSSDRLLHAGAFNWTYTLGAGLMDPWANGATSIVYDGPRDPDIWPGVIEGSDASLFAAVPSLYRRILKYGKITSDSFPSLRHGLTAGEALPARLYNDWKVSTGRELYEALGMSEISTYLSNGPTVPVRPGSPGKPQEGRKVSILSETSNASLFAEANEPGLLAIHSSEPGLMLGYWNAPEETEAAFRGEWFLTGDRARRDEDGYFWYEGRADDLMNAFGYRVAPEEVERVLATDPQVSEVAVTAVSVRDGVSLITAFVVPRDADTFDLERLASRATKDLADYKQPKSYRLVEQLPRTASGKIRRQALISMKPSSS